The following are encoded in a window of Bos indicus isolate NIAB-ARS_2022 breed Sahiwal x Tharparkar chromosome 7, NIAB-ARS_B.indTharparkar_mat_pri_1.0, whole genome shotgun sequence genomic DNA:
- the LOC139176080 gene encoding protocadherin beta-6-like isoform X2 — translation MEMVQRKLHQKKRQVMIFITLILSWEAGSETIRYSVLEETESGTFVANLTKDLGLRMGELAARGARVVFKGNRQHLRLDPGTCDLLLNDKLDREELCGSTEPCVLPFQVLLENPFQLFQAALVIRDVNDHAPEFPAREMQLKISEITIPGKVFPLKMAQDLDAGSNGLQSYIISSNPHFHILTRNRKDGRKSPELVLDKALDREEQPELRLTLTALDGGSPPLSGTTEIQILVLDSNDNAPEFAQEFYEAQVPENSSLGSLVITVSARDLDAGSFGEVSYALFQVDDVNDPFEINANTGEIRLKKKLDFEEFQSYQVDIEATDGGGLSGKCSVVIKVLDVNDNAPQLTMSSLTSPIPENLPEILVAVFSVSDADSGHNQQVICSIHDNLPFVLRPSVENFYTLVTEGALDREERAEYNITITVTDMGTPRLKTEHNITVLVSDVNDNAPAFSQTSYTLWVRENNSPALHIGSVSATDTDAGANAQVTYSLLPPPDPLVPLASLVSINPDNGHLFALTSLDYEALRAFEFHVGATDRGSPALSSQALVRVLVADANDNAPFVLYPLQNASAPCTELVPRAAEPGYLVTKVVAVDGDGGQNSWLSYQLLKATEPGLFGVWAHNGEVRTARLLSERDAPKQRLVVLVKDNGEPPLSASVTLHVLLVDGFSQPYLPAPEAEAAAAVPADPLTVYLVVALASVSSLFLFSVLVFVAVRLCRRGGAASAGRCPVAEGHFPGHLVDVSGMGTLSRSYQYEVCLTGDHRTGTMETPLPKMTQKRQVTAIIILLLLWEAGGQIIKYSVLEERDSGSFVANLAKDLGLGLGELVSRGARILFKGNKQHLQIEQKSGNLILKEKLDREDLCGDTDPCILHFQVLLKNPVQFIQGELQIQDVNDHAPEFLENEILLKISESSHPGSAYPLKIAQDLDVGSNTVQNYTISSNFHFHLFTRNHSDGRKYPELVLDQELDREEQPELRLTLTAMDGGSPPKTGTSQVLIIVLDINDNAPEFAQQLYQVQVPENSPIGSLVITVSARDLDAGIHGELSYSFFQSSNQVIQAFEVNTATGDIRLKKKLDFEEIRSYHMEIEASDGGGLSGKCTVAIEVMDVNDNAPELTISLLINDIPENTPDTVVAVFGISDSDSGNNGKMMCSIQNHLPFLLKLTIENFYTLVTEGALDREEKAEYNITITVTDMGTPRLKTEHNITVLVSDVNDNAPAFTQTSYTLWVRENNSPALHIGSVSATDTDAGANAQVTYSLLPPPDPLVPLASLVSINPDNGHLFALTSLDYEALRAFEFRVGATDRGSPALSSQALVRVLVADANDNAPFVLYPLQNASAPCTELVPRAAEPGYLVTKVVAVDGDAGQNAWLSYQLLKATEPGLFGVWAHNGEVRTARLLSERDAPKQRLVVLVKDNGEPPLSASVTLHVLLVDGFSQPYLPAPEAEAAAAAPADPLTVYLVVALASVSSLFLFSVLVFVAVRLCRRGGAASAGRCPVAEGHFPGHLVDVSGTGTLSQSYQYEPGCCCC, via the exons ATGGAAATGGTGCAAAGGAAACTACATCAGAAGAAAAGGCAAGTGATGATCTTCATTACATTGATTCTTTCGTGGGAGGCAGGTTCAGAAACAATTCGGTACTCTGTACtggaagagacagaaagtggCACGTTTGTGGCCAACCTGACAAAAGACCTGGGACTCAGGATGGGAGAGCTGGCTGCCCGGGGCGCCCGAGTTGTTTTTAAGGGGAATAGACAGCATTTGCGGCTTGATCCAGGCACCTGTGATTTGCTGCTGAATGATAAACTGGACCGGGAGGAGCTGTGCGGCTCCACTGAGCCCTGCGTGCTACCCTTCCAAGTGTTACTGGAAAATCCCTTTCAGTTATTTCAGGCTGCCTTGGTAATTAGAGATGTAAATGACCACGCTCCAGAGTTCCCTGCTAGAGAAATGCAActaaaaatatcagaaattaCTATACCAGGTAAGGTATTTCCTTTGAAAATGGCACAAGATTTAGATGCTGGTAGCAACGGCCTTCAGAGCTACATAATCAGCTCCAACCCTCACTTCCACATTCTCACTAGAAACCGCAAGGACGGGAGGAAGTCCCCGGAGCTGGTACTGGACAAAGCATTGGATCGTGAGGAGCAGCCGGAGCTCAGGCTAACCCTCACAGCGCTGGATGGCGGGTCTCCGCCTCTGTCTGGGACCACAGAGATTCAGATCCTGGTCTTGGATAGCAATGACAACGCCCCCGAGTTTGCTCAGGAGTTCTATGAGGCACAAGTCCCTGAAAATAGCTCCCTGGGCTCTCTGGTTATCACTGTCTCAGCGAGAGATTTAGATGCAGGATCATTTGGAGAGGTATCTTACGCCCTATTTCAAGTCGATGACGTTAACGACCCTTTCGAAATTAACGCAAATACAGGAGAAATTCGACTAAAAAAGAAATTGGATTTTGAAGAATTTCAATCATATCAGGTGGATATCGAGGCTACAGACGGTGGGGGACTATCAGGAAAATGCTCTGTAGTCATCAAGGTCCTGGATGTGAATGACAATGCTCCCCAATTGACTATGTCCTCACTGACTAGCCCCATCCCTGAAAACCTGCCAGAGATCCTAGTGGCAGTTTTCAGTGTATCAGATGCTGATTCTGGACATAACCAACAGGTTATCTGTTCTATACATGACAATCTCCCCTTTGTTTTAAGACCATCCGTTGAGAATTTCTACACATTGGTAACAGAAGGGGCACTGGACCGAGAGGAAAGAGCCGAGTACAACATCACTATCACGGTCACTGACATGGGAACCCCAAGACTGAAAACCGAGCACAACATAACAGTGCTGGTGTCCGACGTCAACGACAACGCCCCCGCCTTCTCCCAGACCTCCTACACCCTGTGGGTCCGCGAGAACAACAGCCCCGCCCTGCACATCGGCAGCGTCAGCGCCACAGACACAGACGCGGGCGCCAACGCCCAGGTCACCTACTCGCTGCTGCCGCCCCCCGACCCGCTCGTGCCCCTCGCCTCCCTCGTGTCCATCAACCCCGACAACGGCCACCTCTTCGCCCTCACGTCCCTGGACTACGAGGCCCTAAGAGCCTTCGAGTTCCACGTGGGCGCCACCGACCGCGGCTCGCCCGCGCTCAGCAGCCAGGCGCTGGTGCGCGTGCTCGTGGCGGACGCCAACGACAACGCGCCCTTCGTGCTCTACCCGCTGCAGAACGCCTCGGCGCCCTGCACCGAGCTGGTGCCCAGGGCGGCCGAGCCGGGCTACCTGGTGACCAAGGTGGTGGCGGTGGACGGCGACGGGGGCCAGAACTCCTGGCTGTCGTACCAGCTGCTCAAGGCCACGGAGCCCGGGCTGTTCGGCGTGTGGGCGCACAACGGCGAGGTGCGCACGGCGCGGCTGCTGAGCGAGCGCGACGCGCCCAAGCAGCGGCTGGTGGTGCTGGTCAAGGACAACGGCGAACCGCCGCTGTCAGCCAGCGTCACGCTGCACGTGCTGCTGGTGGACGGCTTCTCGCAGCCCTACCTGCCGGCCCCGGAAGCGGAAGCGGCGGCCGCAGTGCCCGCCGACCCGCTCACCGTCTACCTGGTGGTGGCCTTGGCGTCGGTGTCGTCGCTCTTCCTCTTCTCGGTGCTGGTGTTCGTGGCGGTGCGGCTGTGCAGGAGGGGCGGGGCGGCCTCGGCGGGTCGCTGCCCGGTGGCCGAGGGCCACTTCCCAGGTCACCTGGTGGACGTCAGCGGCATGGGGACCCTGTCCCGGAGCTACCAGTACGAGGTGTGTCTGACGGGAGACCATAGAACTG GAACGATGGAGACACCGCTACCCAAAATGACTCAGAAAAGGCAAGTGACCGctattattattctattattattgtGGGAGGCGGGCGGTCAGATCATTAAGTATTCAGTTCTAGAAGAGAGGGACAGCGGCTCATTTGTAGCCAACCTAGCAAAAGATCTGGGGTTGGGCTTAGGGGAGCTGGTTTCTCGGGGCGCCCGGATTCTTTTCAAAGGGAATAAACAGCATTTGCAGATCGAGCAGAAGAGTGGGAATTTGATACTAAAAGAAAAACTGGACCGAGAAGATTTGTGCGGTGACACGGATCCATGTATACTGCATTTCCAGGTGTTACTGAAAAACCCGGTGCAGTTTATTCAAGGTGAATTACAGATTCAAGATGTAAATGACCATGCCCCAGAATTCTTGGAAAATGAAATCCTCCTGAAAATATCAGAAAGCAGCCATCCAGGGTCTGCATATCCTTTGAAAATAGCTCAAGATTTAGACGTTGGTAGTAATACAGTACAGAACTACACAATTAGCTCCAACTTCCATTTCCACCTTTTTACTCGAAATCACAGCGATGGCAGAAAATACCCGGAGCTGGTGCTGGACCAAGAGCTGGACCGTGAGGAGCAGCCCGAGCTCAGATTAACCCTCACAGCGATGGATGGTGGGTCACCGCCCAAGACCGGGACTTCCCAGGTCCTCATCATAGTCCTGGACATAAATGACAACGCCCCTGAATTTGCTCAGCAGCTCTACCAGGTGCAGGTCCCAGAAAACAGCCCTATAGGCTCCCTTGTCATCACTGTTTCCGCTAGAGATTTGGATGCTGGGATCCATGGCGAGCTCTCCTACTCATTTTTCCAATCCTCAAATCAAGTCATTCAGGCCTTCGAAGTAAACACAGCCACAGGGGATAtacgattaaaaaaaaagttggatttTGAGGAAATTAGATCTTACCATATGGAAATTGAGGCCTCAGATGGCGGCGGTCTTTCAGGAAAATGCACTGTAGCCATAGAAGTAATGGATGTAAACGACAACGCCCCTGAATTGACCATATCACTACTCATTAATGATATCCCAGAAAACACCCCTGACACTGTGGTCGCTGTTTTTGGAATTTCAGATTCAGACTCTGGTAACAATGGAAAAATGATGTGTTCCATCCAAAACCATCTCCCTTTCCTACTGAAGCTCACGATAGAAAATTTTTACACCTTGGTAACAGAAGGCGCActggacagagaagaaaaagccgAGTACAACATCACCATCACGGTCACTGACATGGGAACCCCAAGACTGAAAACCGAGCACAACATAACCGTGCTGGTGTCCGACGTCAACGACAACGCCCCCGCCTTCACCCAGACCTCCTACACCCTGTGGGTCCGCGAGAACAACAGCCCCGCCCTGCACATCGGCAGCGTCAGCGCCACAGACACAGACGCGGGCGCCAACGCCCAGGTCACCTACTCGCTGCTGCCGCCCCCCGACCCGCTCGTGCCCCTCGCCTCCCTCGTGTCCATCAACCCCGACAACGGCCACCTCTTCGCCCTCACGTCCCTGGACTACGAGGCCCTAAGAGCCTTCGAGTTCCGCGTGGGCGCCACCGACCGCGGCTCGCCTGCGCTCAGCAGCCAGGCGCTGGTGCGCGTGCTCGTGGCGGACGCCAACGACAACGCGCCCTTCGTGCTCTACCCGCTGCAGAACGCCTCGGCGCCCTGCACCGAGCTGGTGCCCAGGGCGGCCGAGCCGGGCTACCTGGTGACCAAGGTGGTGGCGGTGGACGGCGACGCGGGCCAGAACGCCTGGCTGTCGTACCAGCTGCTCAAGGCCACGGAGCCCGGGCTGTTCGGCGTGTGGGCGCACAACGGCGAGGTGCGCACGGCGCGGCTGCTGAGCGAGCGCGACGCGCCCAAGCAGCGGCTGGTGGTGCTGGTCAAGGACAACGGCGAGCCGCCGCTGTCGGCCAGCGTCACGCTGCACGTGCTGCTGGTGGACGGCTTCTCGCAGCCCTACCTGCCGGCCCCGGAAGCGGAAGCGGCGGCCGCGGCGCCGGCCGACCCGCTCACCGTCTACCTGGTGGTGGCCTTGGCGTCGGTGTCGTCGCTCTTCCTCTTCTCGGTGCTGGTGTTCGTGGCGGTGCGGCTGTGCAGGAGGGGCGGGGCGGCCTCGGCGGGTCGCTGCCCGGTGGCCGAGGGCCACTTCCCGGGCCACCTGGTGGACGTCAGCGGCACGGGGACCCTGTCCCAGAGCTACCAGTACGAG
- the LOC139176080 gene encoding protocadherin beta-17-like isoform X1 — MEMVQRKLHQKKRQVMIFITLILSWEAGSETIRYSVLEETESGTFVANLTKDLGLRMGELAARGARVVFKGNRQHLRLDPGTCDLLLNDKLDREELCGSTEPCVLPFQVLLENPFQLFQAALVIRDVNDHAPEFPAREMQLKISEITIPGKVFPLKMAQDLDAGSNGLQSYIISSNPHFHILTRNRKDGRKSPELVLDKALDREEQPELRLTLTALDGGSPPLSGTTEIQILVLDSNDNAPEFAQEFYEAQVPENSSLGSLVITVSARDLDAGSFGEVSYALFQVDDVNDPFEINANTGEIRLKKKLDFEEFQSYQVDIEATDGGGLSGKCSVVIKVLDVNDNAPQLTMSSLTSPIPENLPEILVAVFSVSDADSGHNQQVICSIHDNLPFVLRPSVENFYTLVTEGALDREERAEYNITITVTDMGTPRLKTEHNITVLVSDVNDNAPAFSQTSYTLWVRENNSPALHIGSVSATDTDAGANAQVTYSLLPPPDPLVPLASLVSINPDNGHLFALTSLDYEALRAFEFHVGATDRGSPALSSQALVRVLVADANDNAPFVLYPLQNASAPCTELVPRAAEPGYLVTKVVAVDGDGGQNSWLSYQLLKATEPGLFGVWAHNGEVRTARLLSERDAPKQRLVVLVKDNGEPPLSASVTLHVLLVDGFSQPYLPAPEAEAAAAVPADPLTVYLVVALASVSSLFLFSVLVFVAVRLCRRGGAASAGRCPVAEGHFPGHLVDVSGMGTLSRSYQYEVCLTGDHRTGTMETPLPKMTQKRQVTAIIILLLLWEAGGQIIKYSVLEERDSGSFVANLAKDLGLGLGELVSRGARILFKGNKQHLQIEQKSGNLILKEKLDREDLCGDTDPCILHFQVLLKNPVQFIQGELQIQDVNDHAPEFLENEILLKISESSHPGSAYPLKIAQDLDVGSNTVQNYTISSNFHFHLFTRNHSDGRKYPELVLDQELDREEQPELRLTLTAMDGGSPPKTGTSQVLIIVLDINDNAPEFAQQLYQVQVPENSPIGSLVITVSARDLDAGIHGELSYSFFQSSNQVIQAFEVNTATGDIRLKKKLDFEEIRSYHMEIEASDGGGLSGKCTVAIEVMDVNDNAPELTISLLINDIPENTPDTVVAVFGISDSDSGNNGKMMCSIQNHLPFLLKLTIENFYTLVTEGALDREEKAEYNITITVTDMGTPRLKTEHNITVLVSDVNDNAPAFTQTSYTLWVRENNSPALHIGSVSATDTDAGANAQVTYSLLPPPDPLVPLASLVSINPDNGHLFALTSLDYEALRAFEFRVGATDRGSPALSSQALVRVLVADANDNAPFVLYPLQNASAPCTELVPRAAEPGYLVTKVVAVDGDAGQNAWLSYQLLKATEPGLFGVWAHNGEVRTARLLSERDAPKQRLVVLVKDNGEPPLSASVTLHVLLVDGFSQPYLPAPEAEAAAAAPADPLTVYLVVALASVSSLFLFSVLVFVAVRLCRRGGAASAGRCPVAEGHFPGHLVDVSGTGTLSQSYQYEVCLMGGTGSGEFKFLKPIVPSLMSEGAGMDTAENANFINRLGFN; from the exons ATGGAAATGGTGCAAAGGAAACTACATCAGAAGAAAAGGCAAGTGATGATCTTCATTACATTGATTCTTTCGTGGGAGGCAGGTTCAGAAACAATTCGGTACTCTGTACtggaagagacagaaagtggCACGTTTGTGGCCAACCTGACAAAAGACCTGGGACTCAGGATGGGAGAGCTGGCTGCCCGGGGCGCCCGAGTTGTTTTTAAGGGGAATAGACAGCATTTGCGGCTTGATCCAGGCACCTGTGATTTGCTGCTGAATGATAAACTGGACCGGGAGGAGCTGTGCGGCTCCACTGAGCCCTGCGTGCTACCCTTCCAAGTGTTACTGGAAAATCCCTTTCAGTTATTTCAGGCTGCCTTGGTAATTAGAGATGTAAATGACCACGCTCCAGAGTTCCCTGCTAGAGAAATGCAActaaaaatatcagaaattaCTATACCAGGTAAGGTATTTCCTTTGAAAATGGCACAAGATTTAGATGCTGGTAGCAACGGCCTTCAGAGCTACATAATCAGCTCCAACCCTCACTTCCACATTCTCACTAGAAACCGCAAGGACGGGAGGAAGTCCCCGGAGCTGGTACTGGACAAAGCATTGGATCGTGAGGAGCAGCCGGAGCTCAGGCTAACCCTCACAGCGCTGGATGGCGGGTCTCCGCCTCTGTCTGGGACCACAGAGATTCAGATCCTGGTCTTGGATAGCAATGACAACGCCCCCGAGTTTGCTCAGGAGTTCTATGAGGCACAAGTCCCTGAAAATAGCTCCCTGGGCTCTCTGGTTATCACTGTCTCAGCGAGAGATTTAGATGCAGGATCATTTGGAGAGGTATCTTACGCCCTATTTCAAGTCGATGACGTTAACGACCCTTTCGAAATTAACGCAAATACAGGAGAAATTCGACTAAAAAAGAAATTGGATTTTGAAGAATTTCAATCATATCAGGTGGATATCGAGGCTACAGACGGTGGGGGACTATCAGGAAAATGCTCTGTAGTCATCAAGGTCCTGGATGTGAATGACAATGCTCCCCAATTGACTATGTCCTCACTGACTAGCCCCATCCCTGAAAACCTGCCAGAGATCCTAGTGGCAGTTTTCAGTGTATCAGATGCTGATTCTGGACATAACCAACAGGTTATCTGTTCTATACATGACAATCTCCCCTTTGTTTTAAGACCATCCGTTGAGAATTTCTACACATTGGTAACAGAAGGGGCACTGGACCGAGAGGAAAGAGCCGAGTACAACATCACTATCACGGTCACTGACATGGGAACCCCAAGACTGAAAACCGAGCACAACATAACAGTGCTGGTGTCCGACGTCAACGACAACGCCCCCGCCTTCTCCCAGACCTCCTACACCCTGTGGGTCCGCGAGAACAACAGCCCCGCCCTGCACATCGGCAGCGTCAGCGCCACAGACACAGACGCGGGCGCCAACGCCCAGGTCACCTACTCGCTGCTGCCGCCCCCCGACCCGCTCGTGCCCCTCGCCTCCCTCGTGTCCATCAACCCCGACAACGGCCACCTCTTCGCCCTCACGTCCCTGGACTACGAGGCCCTAAGAGCCTTCGAGTTCCACGTGGGCGCCACCGACCGCGGCTCGCCCGCGCTCAGCAGCCAGGCGCTGGTGCGCGTGCTCGTGGCGGACGCCAACGACAACGCGCCCTTCGTGCTCTACCCGCTGCAGAACGCCTCGGCGCCCTGCACCGAGCTGGTGCCCAGGGCGGCCGAGCCGGGCTACCTGGTGACCAAGGTGGTGGCGGTGGACGGCGACGGGGGCCAGAACTCCTGGCTGTCGTACCAGCTGCTCAAGGCCACGGAGCCCGGGCTGTTCGGCGTGTGGGCGCACAACGGCGAGGTGCGCACGGCGCGGCTGCTGAGCGAGCGCGACGCGCCCAAGCAGCGGCTGGTGGTGCTGGTCAAGGACAACGGCGAACCGCCGCTGTCAGCCAGCGTCACGCTGCACGTGCTGCTGGTGGACGGCTTCTCGCAGCCCTACCTGCCGGCCCCGGAAGCGGAAGCGGCGGCCGCAGTGCCCGCCGACCCGCTCACCGTCTACCTGGTGGTGGCCTTGGCGTCGGTGTCGTCGCTCTTCCTCTTCTCGGTGCTGGTGTTCGTGGCGGTGCGGCTGTGCAGGAGGGGCGGGGCGGCCTCGGCGGGTCGCTGCCCGGTGGCCGAGGGCCACTTCCCAGGTCACCTGGTGGACGTCAGCGGCATGGGGACCCTGTCCCGGAGCTACCAGTACGAGGTGTGTCTGACGGGAGACCATAGAACTG GAACGATGGAGACACCGCTACCCAAAATGACTCAGAAAAGGCAAGTGACCGctattattattctattattattgtGGGAGGCGGGCGGTCAGATCATTAAGTATTCAGTTCTAGAAGAGAGGGACAGCGGCTCATTTGTAGCCAACCTAGCAAAAGATCTGGGGTTGGGCTTAGGGGAGCTGGTTTCTCGGGGCGCCCGGATTCTTTTCAAAGGGAATAAACAGCATTTGCAGATCGAGCAGAAGAGTGGGAATTTGATACTAAAAGAAAAACTGGACCGAGAAGATTTGTGCGGTGACACGGATCCATGTATACTGCATTTCCAGGTGTTACTGAAAAACCCGGTGCAGTTTATTCAAGGTGAATTACAGATTCAAGATGTAAATGACCATGCCCCAGAATTCTTGGAAAATGAAATCCTCCTGAAAATATCAGAAAGCAGCCATCCAGGGTCTGCATATCCTTTGAAAATAGCTCAAGATTTAGACGTTGGTAGTAATACAGTACAGAACTACACAATTAGCTCCAACTTCCATTTCCACCTTTTTACTCGAAATCACAGCGATGGCAGAAAATACCCGGAGCTGGTGCTGGACCAAGAGCTGGACCGTGAGGAGCAGCCCGAGCTCAGATTAACCCTCACAGCGATGGATGGTGGGTCACCGCCCAAGACCGGGACTTCCCAGGTCCTCATCATAGTCCTGGACATAAATGACAACGCCCCTGAATTTGCTCAGCAGCTCTACCAGGTGCAGGTCCCAGAAAACAGCCCTATAGGCTCCCTTGTCATCACTGTTTCCGCTAGAGATTTGGATGCTGGGATCCATGGCGAGCTCTCCTACTCATTTTTCCAATCCTCAAATCAAGTCATTCAGGCCTTCGAAGTAAACACAGCCACAGGGGATAtacgattaaaaaaaaagttggatttTGAGGAAATTAGATCTTACCATATGGAAATTGAGGCCTCAGATGGCGGCGGTCTTTCAGGAAAATGCACTGTAGCCATAGAAGTAATGGATGTAAACGACAACGCCCCTGAATTGACCATATCACTACTCATTAATGATATCCCAGAAAACACCCCTGACACTGTGGTCGCTGTTTTTGGAATTTCAGATTCAGACTCTGGTAACAATGGAAAAATGATGTGTTCCATCCAAAACCATCTCCCTTTCCTACTGAAGCTCACGATAGAAAATTTTTACACCTTGGTAACAGAAGGCGCActggacagagaagaaaaagccgAGTACAACATCACCATCACGGTCACTGACATGGGAACCCCAAGACTGAAAACCGAGCACAACATAACCGTGCTGGTGTCCGACGTCAACGACAACGCCCCCGCCTTCACCCAGACCTCCTACACCCTGTGGGTCCGCGAGAACAACAGCCCCGCCCTGCACATCGGCAGCGTCAGCGCCACAGACACAGACGCGGGCGCCAACGCCCAGGTCACCTACTCGCTGCTGCCGCCCCCCGACCCGCTCGTGCCCCTCGCCTCCCTCGTGTCCATCAACCCCGACAACGGCCACCTCTTCGCCCTCACGTCCCTGGACTACGAGGCCCTAAGAGCCTTCGAGTTCCGCGTGGGCGCCACCGACCGCGGCTCGCCTGCGCTCAGCAGCCAGGCGCTGGTGCGCGTGCTCGTGGCGGACGCCAACGACAACGCGCCCTTCGTGCTCTACCCGCTGCAGAACGCCTCGGCGCCCTGCACCGAGCTGGTGCCCAGGGCGGCCGAGCCGGGCTACCTGGTGACCAAGGTGGTGGCGGTGGACGGCGACGCGGGCCAGAACGCCTGGCTGTCGTACCAGCTGCTCAAGGCCACGGAGCCCGGGCTGTTCGGCGTGTGGGCGCACAACGGCGAGGTGCGCACGGCGCGGCTGCTGAGCGAGCGCGACGCGCCCAAGCAGCGGCTGGTGGTGCTGGTCAAGGACAACGGCGAGCCGCCGCTGTCGGCCAGCGTCACGCTGCACGTGCTGCTGGTGGACGGCTTCTCGCAGCCCTACCTGCCGGCCCCGGAAGCGGAAGCGGCGGCCGCGGCGCCGGCCGACCCGCTCACCGTCTACCTGGTGGTGGCCTTGGCGTCGGTGTCGTCGCTCTTCCTCTTCTCGGTGCTGGTGTTCGTGGCGGTGCGGCTGTGCAGGAGGGGCGGGGCGGCCTCGGCGGGTCGCTGCCCGGTGGCCGAGGGCCACTTCCCGGGCCACCTGGTGGACGTCAGCGGCACGGGGACCCTGTCCCAGAGCTACCAGTACGAGGTGTGTCTGATGGGAGGTACTGGGTCCGGCGAATTCAAGTTTCTCAAACCTATTGTCCCCAGCCTCATGAGTGAAGGAGCTGGTATGGACACCGCGGAAAATGCTAACTTTATAAATCGTTTGGGGTTCAATTAG